CAAAACGTGGAGAATACAAAGAGATTTTTAACTCTGAAAATGAATGTTTTGGAGGTAATGGAACTTTAAACAAAAGTGTTTTAAAAACAACAGCAAAAAGTTGCCACGGAAGAAAGAATATGATCAGCCTTAATTTGCCACCTTTAAGTGTACTCTATCTGCAAAAAACACCATAGAAACCTGATAGTAAAAATAAAAGAGGGTATAATTGCACAAAAATTCATATAAGGATGCGAAGTGAGAAATTTAAAGATAATATTGGCTTTATTGTCGCTTGTAGTTGTTATTACAATCATGACAACTGGTTCAAATAATGAAAAACTCTCTTCAAAGCCTCTTGTAACAACAAGTAATTTTGCGATCTACGATGTTTTAAAACATATCGGCGGTGACAAAATAGAACTAGTAAATATTTTACCGTTTGGTGTTGATCCTCACAGTTTTGAACCTACACCGAAGGGGATCGCAAAACTTGAAAAAAGTAAATTATTTTTTTACAGCGGAGCTATTTTAGAGCCATGGACTGAAAATATAAAATCAGAAGTTAAGTCGGTGGATGTTAGCCAATATGTGTCTCTTAAAGAGTTTGATGAAGAAGATGAACATCAGCATGAAGAGCATCATGAACATGATCACCACGGAGCTTATGATCCTCATTACTGGCTAGATGTAGACAACATGAAGCAAATAGCACAAGCTGTAACAGAAAAACTAAGCATACTTAATCCAAAAAACAAACATCTTTTTGAAAAAAATGAAAAAAATTATATTGCTAGTTTGGAAGAACTAGACAATCTTTATAAACAAAAATTACTCTCATGTAAACTAGATACAATTGTAGTTACACACAATGCTTTTGAATACTTGGCACAAAGATACGGATTTCAGGTTGAGTCATTAACGGGGCTGTCTACGGAAGAACAACCAAGTGCACAAGATGTCAAACGTATTTTTCAAGAAATTCAAGAGCGAAATATTCAAATGGTCTTTTTTGAAAACTTTTCAAGTCAAAAAAATATTCAAACTATTGCTGATGATTTAGGAATTAAAGTTGAAAACTTACAACCATTGGGCAATATCACGGCAGAAGAGCTTGACCAGAATCTAACTTATGTAGATATTATGAAAAACAATTTAGAAAAAATTGCTAAGGCTATGCAGTGCAATTAAAATTTAAAGTACCTATTTTAGATGTGAAAAACCTTTGTTTTTCAGTTTTAGGTCAGAAAATTTTAGAGAATACCACTTTTAATATATTTAGTGGTGAGTATATTGCGATCATAGGACCAAACGGAGGAGGAAAAACTACACTAATCCGATTATTACTCGGATTGGAAAAACCTACATCCGGAACAATAAAAATGTTTGGAAAAGATCAAAAGAAATTTAAAGAGTGGAATAAAATAGGTTATGTCCCTCAGCGTGCCTCATTAGTTGATCAAAATTTTCCTGCAACGGTAGAAGATATTGTAAAAATGGGAAGAGTCGCAAAAAGGAAATTGTTTTCTAGAACTACTGAAGAAGATGAGAAGCTTGTGAAAGATGCCATGGAAAAAATGGATATAACGCATTTAAAAGATAAGATGGTAGGTACTCTCTCAGGTGGGCAACGTCAGCGTGTAATGATTGCCCGTGCACTTGCATCTTCACCGGAAATTTTAATCCTAGATGAACCAAATACGGGTGTAGATGTAAAATCACAACAATCTTTTTATGCACTTTTGAGAAAACTCAATAAAGAAGATGGGATAACTATTTTATTTATTACTCATGATGTTGGTGTGATTGTAGATGATATAGGACGTCTTTTCACAATCAATCAAAAAGCAACTATCTGTAATAATCCGAAACAAGCACTCAGTTGTGAAGAGATGACTGAGCTTTACGGAATTGAAGCGCATCTGCTTCATGTACATAAGCACGAGCATTAGGATGAAAAAATGTTAGAGATGTTTGAATATGAATTTATGCAGCGTGCATTTATAGCTGGTATTTTTATAGCGGTATTGGCATCAGTGGGTGGAACTTTTGTCGTATTAAAGCGTTATTCACTTATTAGTGAAACATTGGCTCATTCCGCTTTAGTTGGAGTTGCAGTCGGTTTGGTTGCCGGATACAATCCGATGTGGATAGCAGTTATTGTATCAGTATTATTTGCATGGCTGATCGAATATTTGCGCAGTTCTTTTGCTTTATATTCAGATGCTATTTTATCGATTATATTATCGGGTGCTTTGGCACTGGCAGTGATTATTGTTTCTGTGGGTGGTTCTTTTAACAACTCTCTTTTTTCATATCTATTTGGATCTATTTTAGCGGTAACTACGGAAGATTTACTAACAATTCTGGCTTTTGGCACAGTAGCCTTAACATTTTTATTGCTATATGCTAAAGAACTTTATTTTATAGCTTACGATGAAGAGGTAGCAAAAACAAGTGGAATCGAAGTGAAAATGTTAAACTTCTTGCTTGTAAGTGTCATTGCAATTATTATTGCATTATCGATTCGTATAGTAGGTAGTTTACTTATCGGTGCGTTAATGGTTATTCCAGTTGTAGCTGCACTTCAGTACAGAGTTGGATTTAAACAGACTCTTTTACTCTCATTGGTATTTGCTGTTTTTAGTGTTATTTTTGGAATGATAGTTTCATATAACTTTTCATTACCTTCTGGAGCAACTATAGTTTTAAGTATAATCGCTATTTTTATTATTTCGTTAGTAGTCAATAAAAAATGAAAATAAACGAACAGTTTTCAAAATATGCTGCCCATTACGGTAGATATAATGTTATTCAAGAACAAGTCGCTACTACATTGCTCTCTCATGTTCACAATAAACCAAAGAGAATTCTGGATTTAGGATGTGGTAGCGGTGCACTTGTCAATAAGATTGATTGGGAATATGAACAGTTTACAGGTGTTGATTTTGCTCAAGGTATGCTGGATTTACATCCAAAATCAAAAAGTATAGAGTGTATATACGGAGATTTTAACGATCCAAAACTTTATGAACAACTGAGATTGAGAGATTTTGATTATATTCTCTCTTCATCTGCTTTGCAATGGACAAAA
This window of the Sulfurimonas sp. C5 genome carries:
- a CDS encoding metal ABC transporter substrate-binding protein, which encodes MALLSLVVVITIMTTGSNNEKLSSKPLVTTSNFAIYDVLKHIGGDKIELVNILPFGVDPHSFEPTPKGIAKLEKSKLFFYSGAILEPWTENIKSEVKSVDVSQYVSLKEFDEEDEHQHEEHHEHDHHGAYDPHYWLDVDNMKQIAQAVTEKLSILNPKNKHLFEKNEKNYIASLEELDNLYKQKLLSCKLDTIVVTHNAFEYLAQRYGFQVESLTGLSTEEQPSAQDVKRIFQEIQERNIQMVFFENFSSQKNIQTIADDLGIKVENLQPLGNITAEELDQNLTYVDIMKNNLEKIAKAMQCN
- a CDS encoding metal ABC transporter ATP-binding protein; protein product: MQLKFKVPILDVKNLCFSVLGQKILENTTFNIFSGEYIAIIGPNGGGKTTLIRLLLGLEKPTSGTIKMFGKDQKKFKEWNKIGYVPQRASLVDQNFPATVEDIVKMGRVAKRKLFSRTTEEDEKLVKDAMEKMDITHLKDKMVGTLSGGQRQRVMIARALASSPEILILDEPNTGVDVKSQQSFYALLRKLNKEDGITILFITHDVGVIVDDIGRLFTINQKATICNNPKQALSCEEMTELYGIEAHLLHVHKHEH
- a CDS encoding metal ABC transporter permease, yielding MLEMFEYEFMQRAFIAGIFIAVLASVGGTFVVLKRYSLISETLAHSALVGVAVGLVAGYNPMWIAVIVSVLFAWLIEYLRSSFALYSDAILSIILSGALALAVIIVSVGGSFNNSLFSYLFGSILAVTTEDLLTILAFGTVALTFLLLYAKELYFIAYDEEVAKTSGIEVKMLNFLLVSVIAIIIALSIRIVGSLLIGALMVIPVVAALQYRVGFKQTLLLSLVFAVFSVIFGMIVSYNFSLPSGATIVLSIIAIFIISLVVNKK